The Winogradskyella schleiferi genome has a window encoding:
- the pseB gene encoding UDP-N-acetylglucosamine 4,6-dehydratase (inverting), with translation MLNNKSVLITGGTGSLGKALVANILEKWPNVKRLVVFSRDEQKQYQMAQDFPISKYPQMRYFIGDVRDRERLVRAFAGIDYVIHAAAMKHVHIAEYNPDECVKTNVGGAENVIQAALQTKVEHVVALSTDKACAPINLYGATKLTSDKLFVAANNIRGQHNIKFSVVRYGNVMGSNGSVIPFFLKKRAEGELPITVKEMTRFNISLQGGVDMVLHALRTAWGGEIFIPKIPSYKITDVAKAIGPNCKHNLIGIRPGEKIHEEMITSSDSFFTYDIDKYFVIVPQTPMWNINEFISEFNAKLVPNGFAYNSGTNTEWETVETLRSLITEHVDPNFEV, from the coding sequence ATGCTCAATAATAAATCAGTATTAATTACAGGAGGAACAGGTTCCTTAGGAAAAGCACTTGTTGCAAATATTTTAGAAAAATGGCCTAATGTTAAACGCTTGGTTGTTTTCTCTAGAGATGAGCAGAAGCAGTATCAAATGGCTCAGGACTTTCCGATTTCAAAATATCCTCAAATGCGATACTTTATAGGAGATGTAAGAGATAGAGAGCGTTTAGTTAGAGCTTTTGCAGGTATTGATTATGTAATTCATGCAGCGGCAATGAAACATGTTCATATCGCAGAGTACAATCCGGACGAGTGTGTAAAAACTAATGTAGGAGGTGCAGAAAATGTAATTCAAGCCGCATTGCAAACAAAAGTAGAGCACGTTGTGGCGCTGTCTACTGATAAAGCTTGCGCTCCAATTAATTTATATGGAGCGACAAAATTAACTTCAGATAAATTATTTGTTGCCGCTAACAATATTAGAGGTCAGCATAATATTAAATTTTCTGTCGTGAGATACGGCAATGTTATGGGCTCTAATGGCTCTGTAATTCCCTTCTTCTTAAAAAAGAGGGCCGAAGGTGAATTGCCAATTACGGTTAAAGAAATGACACGGTTTAATATTTCACTTCAAGGAGGTGTCGATATGGTTTTGCACGCCTTGAGAACGGCTTGGGGAGGAGAAATATTTATTCCTAAAATCCCTTCGTACAAAATTACTGATGTAGCAAAAGCTATTGGTCCAAATTGCAAACATAATTTGATAGGTATTAGACCTGGAGAGAAAATCCATGAAGAGATGATTACGTCTTCAGATTCATTTTTTACATATGATATAGATAAATATTTTGTGATAGTTCCGCAAACGCCAATGTGGAATATCAACGAATTTATATCAGAATTTAATGCCAAATTGGTACCAAATGGATTTGCGTATAATTCAGGTACAAACACAGAATGGGAAACTGTAGAGACATTGCGATCACTTATAACAGAACATGTTGATCCTAATTTTGAAGTATAA
- a CDS encoding cytidylyltransferase domain-containing protein, whose amino-acid sequence MGIKTVLITQARTGSTRLPGKVLKEVNGKTLLQIHLERLKKCAKVSKIIVATTVEEADKIIYDNAKKWGYEVSRGSESDVLDRFYQTLKTENADWIVRVTSDCPLLDPSLVDDIITYAHANDLDYISNGLVETFPDGQDVEVFKFSALEIAWKNSKLKSEREHVTPYIRNNADGKGEKIFTTINFPSEKDYSHIRMTVDEPRDFDLIEHLIQKLGTEKTWLEYTDYIIAQNLTKLNAGIIRNEGFLKSLKKD is encoded by the coding sequence ATGGGCATAAAAACAGTTTTAATAACACAAGCAAGAACAGGCAGTACACGCTTACCTGGTAAAGTGTTGAAAGAAGTTAATGGTAAAACATTGCTTCAAATACATCTCGAACGTTTAAAAAAGTGTGCTAAAGTTTCAAAAATAATTGTCGCTACAACTGTTGAAGAAGCGGATAAAATTATATATGATAATGCCAAGAAATGGGGTTATGAAGTTTCAAGAGGTTCCGAAAGTGATGTATTGGATCGATTTTATCAAACTTTAAAGACTGAAAACGCAGACTGGATTGTTCGTGTAACTTCAGATTGTCCACTATTGGATCCTTCATTAGTGGATGATATTATCACTTATGCGCACGCCAACGATTTGGATTATATTTCTAATGGTTTGGTTGAAACTTTTCCTGATGGACAAGATGTAGAAGTGTTTAAATTTTCTGCTCTAGAAATCGCTTGGAAAAATTCTAAGTTAAAATCGGAACGTGAGCATGTGACACCATACATTAGAAATAATGCGGACGGAAAAGGAGAAAAAATTTTTACAACGATTAACTTTCCTTCTGAAAAGGATTATTCTCACATACGAATGACTGTAGATGAGCCTAGAGATTTTGATTTGATAGAACACCTCATTCAAAAATTAGGAACAGAAAAGACCTGGTTAGAATATACAGACTATATTATAGCTCAAAATCTCACGAAGTTGAATGCTGGAATCATTAGAAACGAAGGATTTTTAAAATCCTTGAAAAAAGATTAA
- a CDS encoding 6-hydroxymethylpterin diphosphokinase MptE-like protein, with amino-acid sequence MFGRREEVTMSVINLVDNYRRDLKYYLKFLFSKDLRKELNRTKELQNVHKGKRCFIVGNGPSLKHHNLNHLTNEFVFTVNYMMKSNDFKTLNSNYHLFFDPIVFGLDPKVEEDKEKIDMIDSTLKSNPDMTYIIPYRRRANFIKLFPKHKFKFIYNYKTFTPQLKNPSQLHRITPGFQNVIIYAINSAIYMGFKEIYLIGVDMTGFLEHFEYNKVNNQWGHSYTKTEEEIALILETLKKKNIDNEFYLKTYGKTLEHLKLMFSNATENGVKLMNASNHGAIDFLPRVEYDALFSDNSQITN; translated from the coding sequence ATGTTCGGAAGAAGAGAGGAGGTTACCATGTCGGTAATAAATTTGGTGGATAATTACAGGAGAGATCTTAAATACTATCTTAAATTTTTATTTAGTAAAGATTTGAGGAAAGAATTAAATAGAACTAAAGAGTTACAAAATGTACATAAAGGTAAAAGGTGTTTTATAGTTGGTAATGGTCCATCCTTAAAACATCATAACTTAAATCATTTGACTAATGAGTTTGTATTTACAGTAAATTACATGATGAAGAGTAATGATTTTAAAACACTAAATTCAAATTATCACTTATTCTTTGATCCTATTGTTTTTGGATTAGACCCAAAAGTTGAAGAGGATAAAGAGAAAATTGATATGATTGATAGTACTTTAAAATCAAATCCGGATATGACCTACATTATTCCCTACCGTCGTAGAGCAAATTTTATAAAATTATTTCCAAAGCATAAATTTAAATTTATCTATAATTATAAAACATTCACCCCACAATTAAAAAACCCGTCTCAGCTTCATCGAATTACTCCAGGATTTCAGAACGTAATTATTTATGCTATAAACTCAGCTATTTATATGGGATTTAAAGAAATCTATTTAATAGGTGTAGATATGACAGGGTTCTTAGAGCACTTTGAATACAATAAAGTCAATAATCAATGGGGACATTCTTACACTAAAACGGAAGAGGAAATAGCATTAATTTTAGAAACCCTTAAAAAGAAGAATATTGATAACGAGTTTTACTTAAAAACGTACGGCAAAACATTAGAGCACTTAAAATTAATGTTCTCAAATGCAACTGAAAATGGCGTAAAGCTTATGAATGCTTCAAATCATGGTGCTATCGATTTCTTACCACGTGTGGAATACGATGCGTTATTTTCCGATAATAGTCAAATAACCAATTAA
- a CDS encoding oligosaccharide flippase family protein, translating into MSKLLNIIKTALKNKVVLFIFSRYGTYLIHFINSLFIAVYLGPYYLGIWGFITLVTSYMNHLSFGIADSVTAIISVNKDKEAYVQKVISSALTMLLALSVIAILLFSVNAVFKLDLGNKYNFSTYAPVVVLIGVLGYFNTLFNHVFRVYGKLFEIAFSQTVFPILMLLAIILFRNKELLWAMVFANFLAFLLGFILYLIKMPVKIKPIFNYDLFKTIQIKGWHLFVYNTSFFFIVISTRTLVSGFYSVEEFGYFTFAFSLANVMLLLLQSLAYLIYPKMLNRFAASNHDQNTELLKKLRDAYVTTSHLLIHIAMLIFPVFLLLFPQYIKASEAFKLIALSVLLYTNSFGYSGLLVAKGFEKRLGKLSFTALIINLIAALVLIKFFQVPFTLVVLATMISYFFYVYMVGRKGRKMLELDTSVIAVVKDIYPLRLLIPYVLSLVLILFAVPDHYLILSLVLFLILNLKVLLNLKSIVKSIILNPKFINI; encoded by the coding sequence ATGAGCAAACTCTTAAACATTATAAAAACAGCGTTAAAGAATAAGGTTGTACTATTTATATTTAGTCGCTATGGGACTTACCTTATTCATTTTATCAATTCACTTTTTATTGCCGTTTATCTAGGGCCTTATTATTTAGGTATTTGGGGATTTATTACCTTAGTTACTTCATACATGAACCATTTAAGTTTTGGTATTGCAGATTCCGTAACAGCTATTATCTCTGTAAATAAGGATAAAGAAGCTTATGTCCAAAAGGTTATTAGTTCTGCGCTTACAATGCTCTTAGCACTTTCTGTTATAGCTATTTTATTATTTTCTGTAAATGCGGTTTTTAAATTAGATCTTGGTAATAAATACAATTTTTCGACCTACGCACCCGTAGTTGTTTTGATAGGTGTCTTAGGTTACTTTAATACGCTTTTCAATCATGTTTTCAGGGTTTACGGTAAATTATTTGAAATTGCGTTTAGCCAAACTGTTTTTCCAATTTTAATGTTGCTTGCTATTATACTTTTTAGAAATAAAGAGTTGTTATGGGCAATGGTATTTGCAAATTTCTTAGCCTTTTTATTGGGATTTATCTTGTACCTTATTAAAATGCCAGTTAAAATAAAGCCTATTTTTAATTACGATTTATTTAAAACTATACAAATAAAAGGATGGCACTTATTCGTTTATAATACGTCTTTCTTTTTTATTGTGATCTCTACACGCACACTTGTGAGTGGTTTTTATAGTGTAGAAGAGTTTGGTTATTTTACCTTTGCTTTTTCCCTTGCAAATGTTATGCTATTATTGCTTCAATCTTTGGCATATTTAATTTACCCAAAAATGTTAAATCGATTTGCAGCATCCAACCATGATCAAAATACGGAACTCTTAAAAAAACTTAGGGACGCTTATGTCACAACGTCGCATTTGCTTATTCATATCGCTATGTTAATTTTCCCGGTGTTTTTGTTATTATTTCCTCAGTATATTAAAGCTTCAGAAGCATTTAAATTAATAGCCTTATCCGTATTGTTATACACAAATTCTTTTGGCTATTCTGGTCTTTTGGTTGCTAAAGGGTTTGAAAAAAGACTAGGAAAACTTTCATTTACTGCGCTCATTATTAATTTAATTGCCGCTTTAGTTTTAATAAAGTTTTTCCAAGTACCTTTTACATTAGTGGTTTTGGCAACAATGATTAGTTACTTTTTCTATGTGTATATGGTTGGAAGAAAAGGAAGAAAGATGCTAGAATTAGACACATCTGTCATTGCTGTTGTTAAAGATATTTATCCATTACGATTGTTAATCCCGTATGTATTGAGTTTAGTCTTAATTCTATTTGCGGTACCAGATCATTATTTAATTCTTTCATTAGTTTTATTTTTAATTCTCAATCTGAAAGTGTTATTGAATTTGAAGAGTATTGTAAAATCAATTATTCTCAATCCAAAATTTATTAATATTTAA
- a CDS encoding aminotransferase class III-fold pyridoxal phosphate-dependent enzyme has product MGKGQDLYLKAKGLIPGGTMLLSKRPEMFLPDHWPSYFSKSKGCTVWDLDGNELLDMSIMGIGTNTLGYGNDEVDAAVIETVKKGNMSTLNCPEEVYLAEKLMEINPWADMVRFARSGGEANSIAIRIARAASGKDNVAICGYHGWHDWYLSANHNGGDDLKAHLLPGLSPKGVPKHLKNSVFPFHYNNYEELLDVVEKNNIGVIKMEVMRNFGPEDNFLQKVRDLATEKKIVLIFDECSSGFRETYGGIFKKFDVIPDMVMFGKTIGNGYALTAVVGKKSVMEAAQSTFISSTFWTERIGPTAAFATLKVMEREKSWETITETGAKMQKGWQDLANSHGLDITVSGISAMTTYGFNSENAAIYKTFITQEMLKKGFLASTNFYACTAHTDAHLNSYFEALDGIYDTIAKCEAGTLDASTLLEGPVCHSGFKRLN; this is encoded by the coding sequence ATGGGAAAAGGACAAGACTTATATTTAAAAGCTAAAGGCTTAATTCCTGGTGGCACTATGTTACTATCTAAACGGCCAGAAATGTTTCTGCCAGACCATTGGCCTTCATATTTTTCTAAATCTAAAGGCTGTACAGTTTGGGATTTAGATGGCAATGAGTTGTTAGACATGTCCATAATGGGTATAGGCACCAACACACTTGGCTATGGTAATGATGAGGTAGATGCTGCGGTTATTGAAACCGTTAAGAAAGGAAACATGAGTACGCTAAATTGCCCGGAAGAGGTGTATTTAGCCGAAAAGCTAATGGAAATTAATCCTTGGGCAGATATGGTAAGATTTGCACGGAGTGGTGGCGAAGCCAATTCAATTGCCATTAGGATAGCTCGTGCTGCTTCAGGAAAAGATAATGTAGCCATATGTGGTTATCATGGATGGCACGATTGGTATTTATCTGCAAATCACAATGGCGGAGATGATTTAAAAGCACATTTGTTGCCAGGTTTAAGCCCTAAAGGGGTTCCAAAACATCTAAAGAATTCGGTATTTCCTTTTCATTATAACAACTATGAAGAGCTTTTAGATGTGGTTGAAAAGAATAACATTGGGGTAATAAAAATGGAAGTGATGCGAAATTTTGGACCTGAAGATAATTTTCTTCAAAAGGTAAGGGATTTAGCAACTGAAAAAAAAATTGTTTTAATTTTTGATGAGTGTTCTTCTGGTTTTAGGGAAACTTATGGAGGCATTTTCAAAAAGTTTGATGTGATACCAGATATGGTAATGTTTGGCAAAACCATAGGCAATGGTTATGCCTTAACTGCAGTTGTGGGTAAAAAATCAGTAATGGAAGCAGCACAATCTACGTTTATTAGTAGTACATTTTGGACCGAACGTATTGGACCAACAGCGGCATTCGCCACATTAAAAGTTATGGAACGCGAAAAATCATGGGAAACAATTACAGAAACAGGAGCTAAAATGCAGAAAGGCTGGCAAGACCTAGCTAATTCTCATGGGTTAGACATCACAGTTTCTGGAATATCCGCAATGACGACTTACGGTTTTAATAGCGAAAACGCAGCGATTTACAAAACATTTATCACACAAGAAATGCTTAAAAAAGGATTCTTGGCAAGTACAAATTTTTATGCCTGTACCGCACATACAGATGCACATCTAAATTCTTATTTTGAAGCTTTAGATGGTATTTATGACACTATTGCTAAATGCGAAGCTGGCACTTTGGATGCGAGCACGTTATTAGAAGGTCCTGTATGTCACAGTGGTTTTAAAAGATTGAATTAA
- a CDS encoding GNAT family N-acetyltransferase → MSFTYHVLNKQRFSSGNHSIVPIRMEDRYVIREWRNEQMFHLRQSKLLSEEDQDNYFNTIVKNLFSQEQPDQILFSYLENDECIGYGGLVHINWIDKNAEISFLMKTDIKGKNYESHMIKFMSLIDEVAYKTLDFHKLFTYAFDVRPEIYQILEKSGFRKEATLKEHCHFNGKFIDVIIHSKFKSY, encoded by the coding sequence ATGAGTTTTACTTACCATGTTTTAAATAAGCAGCGATTCTCTAGTGGAAACCATTCCATTGTTCCTATAAGAATGGAGGATCGATATGTAATTAGAGAATGGCGTAACGAACAAATGTTTCATTTGAGACAAAGCAAGCTTTTAAGTGAAGAAGACCAAGACAACTATTTTAATACGATTGTTAAAAATCTATTTTCCCAAGAGCAACCCGATCAAATCTTATTTTCTTATTTAGAAAATGATGAATGCATTGGTTATGGTGGCTTGGTTCATATTAATTGGATTGATAAAAATGCTGAAATATCTTTTTTAATGAAGACAGATATAAAGGGCAAAAACTATGAATCCCATATGATAAAATTTATGAGTCTTATTGATGAGGTCGCTTATAAAACACTTGATTTTCATAAGTTGTTTACCTATGCTTTTGATGTGAGACCAGAAATTTACCAAATATTAGAAAAGAGTGGCTTCCGTAAAGAAGCAACTTTAAAAGAGCATTGTCATTTTAATGGGAAATTTATTGATGTCATAATTCATTCTAAGTTTAAGTCGTATTAA
- a CDS encoding aldo/keto reductase, giving the protein MPKTNSHKFILGTVQMGLNYGINNSKGKVSLKDSLDILEYAYDNGIKILDSAEAYGNAHEIIGTFHKSQPSKLFEVITKLPHHFDSGIEERVTTYLSELQVTQLHALLFHSFVSYQKNIKNFEALLKLKADHKIKHIGVSVYNNEEIESVILNDHVDIIQIPFNLLDNAALRGSILEKAKSRGKIIHTRSAFLQGLFFKAIDSENNTVKQLTKELKQLNHIKEQNEISMAQLALNYCLQQQAIDNVLIGVDAKAQLADNLNAINYTILPEVIKEIDTIKVKNLDLLNPSLWA; this is encoded by the coding sequence ATGCCCAAAACTAATAGTCATAAATTTATTCTTGGAACCGTTCAAATGGGATTGAATTATGGCATCAATAATTCGAAAGGCAAAGTGTCCCTGAAGGATAGTCTCGACATCTTGGAATATGCTTATGATAATGGTATTAAGATTCTAGATTCGGCTGAAGCTTATGGTAATGCTCACGAAATTATAGGAACGTTTCACAAATCGCAACCATCCAAATTGTTTGAAGTCATTACTAAATTACCACATCATTTCGATTCTGGCATTGAGGAAAGGGTTACTACATACTTAAGTGAATTGCAAGTTACTCAATTGCACGCTTTACTATTTCATAGTTTTGTCAGTTATCAGAAGAATATCAAAAATTTTGAAGCTTTATTAAAGTTGAAAGCAGATCATAAAATTAAACACATCGGTGTTTCGGTATACAATAACGAAGAAATTGAATCGGTTATTTTAAACGATCATGTAGATATTATTCAAATTCCTTTCAACTTATTAGATAACGCTGCATTACGTGGAAGCATACTAGAAAAAGCAAAATCAAGAGGTAAAATTATTCATACTAGGTCTGCTTTCCTGCAAGGTTTATTTTTTAAAGCTATAGATTCTGAAAATAATACCGTAAAGCAGTTAACTAAGGAGTTAAAGCAATTAAACCATATAAAAGAACAGAACGAAATCTCAATGGCACAGTTGGCTTTAAATTATTGTTTACAACAACAGGCTATAGATAATGTTTTAATTGGTGTAGATGCTAAAGCACAATTAGCAGATAATTTAAATGCTATTAATTATACTATTTTACCAGAAGTGATTAAAGAAATAGATACTATTAAAGTTAAAAATTTAGACCTATTAAATCCTTCTTTATGGGCATAA
- a CDS encoding GNAT family N-acetyltransferase codes for MKNIDFESERLIYKRVSAEHVTDAYVNWMNDPEVNMYLETGGNYTLNLLKAYVEEQFKKDIYFWAIHLKDSKKHIGNIKIDPIDLKANSGEYGILMGDKMNWGKGYAKEASLAIINYCFDVINLDKITLGVVEDNSNAVLLYKKIGFKIDAIIEGTKPYNNKISNSLRMSLHAQN; via the coding sequence GTGAAAAACATTGATTTTGAGTCCGAACGTTTAATTTACAAGAGGGTTTCAGCAGAACATGTGACTGATGCTTATGTCAATTGGATGAACGATCCTGAAGTAAATATGTACCTAGAAACAGGTGGAAATTACACTTTAAATCTACTAAAAGCTTATGTAGAAGAACAATTTAAAAAGGACATCTATTTTTGGGCGATACATCTAAAAGATTCTAAAAAGCATATTGGAAATATAAAGATTGATCCTATTGATTTAAAAGCTAATTCTGGCGAATATGGTATTTTAATGGGTGATAAAATGAATTGGGGAAAAGGTTATGCGAAGGAAGCATCTCTGGCCATCATAAATTATTGCTTCGATGTCATAAATCTAGACAAAATAACACTTGGCGTAGTAGAAGATAATTCCAATGCTGTTTTACTCTATAAAAAAATAGGTTTTAAAATTGATGCGATTATCGAAGGAACAAAACCATATAATAACAAAATAAGTAACTCACTAAGAATGTCATTACATGCCCAAAACTAA
- the pseC gene encoding UDP-4-amino-4,6-dideoxy-N-acetyl-beta-L-altrosamine transaminase, with amino-acid sequence MKAIPYGRQNITDEDIKVVIETLKSDYLTQGPKIAEFEAKFAQYVGSKYAVALANGTAALHLCTMALGVKEGDKVITTPITFAASANCVRYCGGEVVFSDIDPETYLLDINKVRTLLENAPKGTYKGIIPVDFAGRANDLEAFRALADDYNLWIIEDACHAPGGHFINSKNETQLCGNGNYADLAIFSFHPVKHIASGEGGMITTNDKALYEKLLQLRTHGIIKNNDAYTNSIELAGGIEDYPGWYMEMQDLGYNYRITDFQAALGSSQLTRANEGIKRRRAIASTYFSAFKDESFIKGQSRLVDGHAYHLYVIEVEDRLGLYNHLRSKNIYAQIHYIPCHLMPYYKQFGWKEGDFPHSENYYKRCISLPMYPTLTDVEQDYVIKEINLFYSEKH; translated from the coding sequence ATGAAAGCCATACCATACGGAAGACAAAATATAACCGACGAGGACATTAAAGTTGTTATTGAAACTTTAAAGTCCGATTATTTAACTCAAGGGCCAAAAATAGCAGAGTTCGAAGCTAAATTTGCACAATATGTTGGGAGTAAATATGCCGTTGCATTGGCTAACGGAACAGCAGCCTTACATCTTTGTACCATGGCTTTAGGTGTTAAAGAAGGTGATAAAGTAATTACAACACCTATAACTTTTGCCGCTTCGGCAAATTGTGTGAGGTATTGTGGAGGCGAGGTTGTGTTTTCTGATATAGATCCTGAAACGTATCTATTGGATATCAATAAGGTTAGAACCCTTTTAGAAAATGCACCAAAAGGAACCTATAAAGGTATTATTCCGGTTGATTTTGCTGGTAGAGCAAATGATTTAGAAGCGTTTAGAGCCTTAGCAGATGATTATAATCTTTGGATTATTGAAGATGCCTGTCATGCACCAGGTGGTCATTTTATTAATAGTAAAAATGAAACGCAACTATGCGGAAATGGAAACTATGCAGATTTAGCTATTTTTTCTTTTCATCCTGTTAAACATATAGCTTCAGGAGAAGGCGGAATGATTACCACAAACGATAAAGCACTTTACGAGAAACTACTGCAATTACGAACCCATGGCATTATAAAAAATAATGACGCCTACACAAATTCAATTGAATTAGCAGGCGGAATAGAAGACTATCCAGGTTGGTATATGGAAATGCAAGACTTAGGGTACAACTATCGTATTACAGATTTTCAAGCGGCCTTAGGTTCTAGTCAATTGACGAGAGCAAATGAAGGCATTAAAAGAAGAAGAGCAATTGCTTCAACTTATTTTAGTGCATTTAAAGATGAATCTTTTATAAAAGGACAATCGCGTTTAGTTGATGGCCATGCCTATCATCTTTATGTGATTGAAGTTGAAGACCGATTAGGCCTATATAATCATCTTAGAAGTAAAAACATATACGCCCAGATTCATTATATCCCTTGCCATTTAATGCCTTATTATAAACAATTTGGATGGAAAGAAGGTGATTTTCCACATTCGGAAAACTATTATAAACGCTGTATTAGTCTACCAATGTATCCAACACTTACAGATGTAGAACAAGACTATGTCATAAAGGAAATTAATTTATTTTATAGTGAAAAACATTGA
- a CDS encoding GNAT family N-acetyltransferase — translation MLNFRDAVESDCDLYYKWANDALVRKNSLNTDFISLEDHIKWFKNKIQNPDVIMYVFSNEDGLPVGQVIIELKNDWVSIGQSVAKEHRGKKYSSELLTKSTNDYLARFPERTIVSVVKATNIPSLKMSINSGLNVLEKDSENESVLVLKGFQQSDEDFIKKAKKYYNLI, via the coding sequence ATGTTAAATTTTAGAGACGCAGTTGAGAGTGATTGTGACCTTTATTATAAATGGGCAAATGATGCATTGGTTAGAAAAAACTCGTTAAATACGGATTTTATTAGTTTAGAAGATCATATCAAATGGTTTAAAAATAAAATTCAAAACCCAGATGTCATAATGTATGTTTTTAGTAATGAGGATGGTCTACCTGTTGGACAGGTGATTATTGAGCTAAAAAATGATTGGGTTTCTATAGGTCAGTCCGTTGCAAAGGAACATAGAGGTAAAAAATACAGTTCAGAATTACTGACTAAATCCACCAATGATTATTTGGCGCGATTTCCAGAGCGCACAATTGTTAGTGTTGTAAAAGCAACAAATATCCCGTCTCTTAAAATGTCTATAAATAGCGGTTTAAATGTTTTGGAAAAAGATAGTGAAAATGAAAGTGTTTTAGTCCTAAAAGGGTTTCAGCAAAGTGATGAAGATTTTATAAAGAAAGCTAAAAAATATTATAACTTAATTTAA
- the pseI gene encoding pseudaminic acid synthase has protein sequence MEINPVLDIIKERVFIIAELSANHNGSLDTAIETIKAAKRAGADCIKLQTYTADTMTIDSRKPGFTIEGTIWDGKNLYELYQEASTPWEWHETLFKTAKKEGLICFSSPFDKSAVDFLESLHVPAYKIASFEITDIPLIEYVASKGKPVIISTGIASTQDIELALSACKRMGNYNIAVLKCTSSYPAPIEEANMIMVKDIAERYNVISGLSDHTIGNTAPIVATCFGAKIIEKHFILDRSVGGPDASFSMNEEEFKNMVNAVREVEKAIGSVDYNLTEKQKKGRDFSRSIYVVNDIKEGEILTEENIKSIRPGYGMHPKYYKEILGRKASKNLEKGDPMSFNAIAK, from the coding sequence ATGGAGATTAACCCAGTACTAGATATAATAAAAGAAAGAGTATTCATTATTGCTGAGCTTTCAGCCAATCACAATGGGTCTTTAGATACCGCGATTGAAACTATAAAAGCAGCGAAAAGAGCTGGAGCAGACTGTATTAAATTACAAACCTACACAGCAGATACAATGACTATTGATTCTAGAAAACCTGGATTCACGATAGAAGGAACAATTTGGGACGGTAAAAATCTATATGAATTATACCAAGAAGCATCCACACCATGGGAATGGCACGAAACGTTGTTCAAAACCGCAAAGAAAGAAGGCTTAATTTGTTTTTCTTCGCCTTTTGATAAATCTGCGGTTGATTTTTTAGAAAGTCTCCATGTACCAGCCTATAAAATTGCTTCTTTCGAAATTACCGATATTCCATTAATTGAATATGTAGCATCCAAAGGCAAACCTGTAATTATTTCTACTGGTATTGCCTCAACTCAAGACATAGAATTAGCTTTAAGTGCTTGCAAAAGAATGGGTAACTATAATATTGCAGTTTTAAAATGCACGTCTAGTTATCCAGCACCAATAGAAGAGGCAAATATGATAATGGTTAAAGATATTGCTGAAAGATATAATGTTATAAGTGGACTTTCAGACCATACAATTGGTAACACAGCACCTATTGTAGCCACTTGTTTTGGGGCAAAAATAATTGAAAAACATTTTATTTTAGATCGTTCTGTTGGTGGCCCAGACGCGTCTTTCTCAATGAATGAAGAAGAGTTCAAAAATATGGTTAATGCCGTTAGGGAAGTAGAAAAAGCAATAGGCTCAGTAGATTACAACCTTACTGAAAAACAAAAAAAGGGAAGAGATTTTAGCAGATCGATATATGTAGTTAATGATATAAAAGAAGGCGAAATATTAACTGAGGAAAATATTAAAAGTATACGTCCTGGTTATGGAATGCATCCTAAATATTATAAAGAAATTCTCGGAAGAAAGGCTTCCAAGAATTTAGAAAAAGGGGATCCTATGAGTTTTAACGCTATTGCAAAATAA